The following are encoded in a window of Candida dubliniensis CD36 chromosome 4, complete sequence genomic DNA:
- a CDS encoding mitochondrial distribution and morphology protein, putative (Similar to S. cerevisiae MDM35;~length of the C. dubliniensis orthologue (89 aa) is similar to those in P. stipitis (89 aa), D. hansenii (95 aa) and yeast (86 aa). C. albicans annotated orthologue has extended 5' end encoding protein of 180 aa) — MGNIMSVSFAPECTPAKKAYDDCFNKWYTEKFLKGKSMENECTEFWDTYITCINTNLAKQGIKPMLDKAREDQPFDHEEIKESLNNEKK, encoded by the coding sequence ATGGGAAATATAATGTCGGTTTCATTTGCTCCAGAATGTACTCCAGCTAAAAAAGCTTATGATGattgttttaataaatgGTATACCgaaaaattcttgaaaGGTAAATCAATGGAAAATGAATGTACAGAATTTTGGGATACTTATATCACTTGTATAAATACAAATTTAGCAAAACAAGGAATTAAACCAATGTTAGATAAAGCTAGAGAAGATCAACCATTTGATcatgaagaaattaaagaaagtttaaataatgaaaagaaatga
- the CDR2 gene encoding copper resistance determinant protein, putative — MACSATQCVCAQKSTCSCGKQPALKCNCSKASIENIIPLSNDACACGKRNKSNCTCGVNSICDGNRDGEIDFTNLK, encoded by the coding sequence ATGGCTTGTTCTGCTACTCAATGTGTATGTGCTCAAAAATCAACTTGTTCATGTGGTAAACAACCAGCATTAAAATGTAATTGTTCTAAAGCTTCAATAGAAAATATTATCCCATTATCAAATGATGCTTGTGCTTGTggtaaaagaaataaatcaaattgtaCTTGTGGTGTTAATTCTATTTGTGATGGTAATAGAGATggagaaattgatttcacTAATTTGAagtaa